From the Leptolyngbya sp. O-77 genome, one window contains:
- the tuf gene encoding elongation factor Tu, with protein sequence MARAKFERTKPHVNIGTIGHVDHGKTTLTAAITMTLAALGQAQARKYDEIDAAPEEKARGITINTAHVEYETESRHYAHVDCPGHADYVKNMITGAAQMDGAILVVAATDGAMPQTKEHILLARQVGVPSIVVFLNKVDQLDDEELLELVELELRELLSEYEFPGDDLPIIRGSGLMALEAMIKDPKTQRGQNEWVDKIYELMDAVDEYIPTPERDIDKPFLMAVEDVFTITGRGTVATGRIERGKIKVNEEVELVGLRDTRKTTVTGIEMFKKSLDEGLAGDNAGLLLRGLKKEDIERGMVIAKPGTITPHTEFEGEVYVLTEKEGGRKTPFFAGYKPQFYVRTTDVTGTIKSFTADDGSNAEMVMPGDRIKVNVELINAIAIEQGMRFAIREGGRTIGAGVVSKIIK encoded by the coding sequence ATGGCACGCGCAAAATTTGAAAGAACCAAGCCTCACGTCAACATTGGTACGATTGGTCATGTGGATCACGGCAAAACGACTCTGACTGCCGCGATCACGATGACACTGGCTGCTCTTGGGCAGGCTCAGGCTCGTAAGTATGATGAGATTGATGCTGCTCCTGAGGAAAAAGCTCGGGGCATCACGATCAACACGGCTCATGTTGAGTATGAGACTGAGAGCCGTCACTACGCTCATGTGGACTGCCCTGGCCACGCTGACTATGTGAAGAACATGATCACAGGTGCAGCGCAGATGGACGGCGCTATCTTGGTGGTGGCTGCTACCGATGGTGCTATGCCCCAGACCAAGGAGCACATTCTTCTGGCTCGCCAGGTGGGTGTTCCTAGCATCGTGGTGTTCTTGAACAAAGTTGACCAGCTGGACGACGAAGAACTGCTGGAGCTAGTGGAACTGGAACTGCGCGAGCTGCTCAGCGAATATGAGTTCCCAGGCGACGACCTGCCGATTATCCGGGGTTCTGGTCTGATGGCGCTGGAAGCCATGATCAAAGATCCGAAGACTCAGCGGGGGCAGAATGAGTGGGTAGACAAAATCTACGAACTCATGGACGCTGTGGATGAGTACATCCCGACTCCTGAGCGTGACATTGATAAGCCCTTCTTGATGGCGGTGGAAGACGTGTTCACGATCACAGGTCGGGGCACGGTGGCGACTGGTCGGATTGAGCGTGGCAAAATCAAGGTCAACGAGGAAGTTGAGTTGGTGGGTCTGCGTGACACTCGGAAGACCACGGTGACGGGGATCGAAATGTTCAAGAAGAGCTTGGACGAAGGTCTGGCTGGCGACAACGCAGGTCTGCTGCTCCGGGGTCTGAAGAAGGAAGACATTGAGCGGGGTATGGTGATCGCCAAGCCAGGTACGATCACGCCTCATACTGAGTTTGAGGGTGAGGTGTACGTGCTGACTGAAAAGGAAGGCGGCCGCAAAACGCCCTTCTTTGCAGGCTACAAGCCTCAGTTCTATGTGCGAACCACCGACGTGACGGGCACGATCAAGTCTTTCACGGCTGACGACGGTAGCAATGCAGAGATGGTGATGCCGGGTGACCGCATTAAGGTGAACGTTGAACTGATCAATGCGATCGCCATTGAGCAGGGAATGCGTTTTGCGATCCGTGAAGGCGGCCGCACCATTGGTGCAGGCGTGGTTTCAAAGATCATCAAGTAG
- the fusA gene encoding elongation factor G translates to MVRSIPLERVRNIGIAAHIDAGKTTTTERILFYSGVVHKMGEVHEGTAVTDWMAQERERGITITAAAISTAWTRRDPKDPTQPLAGEPEHRINIIDTPGHVDFTIEVERSMRVLDGVITVLCSVGGVQPQTETVWRQADRYKVPRIVFVNKMDRTGADFFKVYNQVRDRLRANAVPAQLPIGSEDNLKGIVDLVRMRAYIYTNDLGTDIQETEIPEEIRELAEEYRVKLVEAAAETDDALTEKYLEGEELTEDEIRAALRKGTISGQIVPMFCGSAFKNKGVQLLLDAVVDYLPSPLEVPPIQGTLPDGSVASRNADDDEPLAALAFKIMADPYGRLTFIRVYSGVLTKGSYVYNATKGKKERISRLIVLKADDRQEVEELRAGDLGAALGLKDTFTGDTICDEANPIILESLFIPEPVISVAVEPKTKQDMEKLSKALQALAEEDPTFRVHVDAETNQTVIAGMGELHLDILVDRMKREYKVEANVGAPQVAYRETIRKAVREEGKFVRQSGGKGQYGHVVIEVEPGEPGTGFEFVSKIVGGAVPKEYVGPAEQGMKEACESGILAGYPVIDLKVTLVDGSYHEVDSSEMAFKIAGSMAVKNAVLKAAPVLLEPMMKVEVEVPEDFIGSVIGDLNSRRGQIEGQDTEQGTAKVTAKVPLAEMFGYATDIRSKTQGRGIFTMEFSHYEEVPRNVAETIIAKSKGNA, encoded by the coding sequence GTGGTACGAAGTATCCCGCTAGAAAGAGTTAGAAACATTGGTATTGCAGCCCACATTGATGCGGGCAAAACTACCACCACCGAGCGTATCCTGTTCTACTCCGGTGTCGTCCACAAAATGGGCGAGGTTCATGAAGGAACCGCTGTTACCGACTGGATGGCTCAGGAGCGAGAACGCGGGATTACCATCACGGCAGCGGCTATTAGCACTGCTTGGACGCGCCGCGACCCGAAAGATCCCACCCAGCCGCTTGCTGGAGAGCCAGAGCATCGCATCAACATCATCGACACTCCCGGTCACGTAGACTTCACCATTGAGGTGGAACGCTCAATGCGTGTCCTGGATGGTGTGATTACGGTTCTGTGTTCGGTGGGAGGTGTACAGCCGCAGACCGAGACCGTTTGGCGGCAGGCCGATCGCTACAAAGTTCCCCGGATCGTCTTTGTTAACAAGATGGATCGCACGGGTGCTGATTTCTTCAAGGTTTATAATCAGGTGCGCGATCGCCTCCGGGCGAATGCCGTTCCAGCGCAGCTTCCCATCGGTAGTGAAGACAATCTGAAAGGGATTGTCGATCTGGTTCGGATGCGTGCTTATATCTACACCAACGATCTAGGCACAGACATCCAGGAAACGGAAATTCCCGAAGAAATTCGCGAACTGGCTGAGGAATATCGGGTCAAATTGGTTGAAGCAGCCGCCGAAACCGATGACGCGCTGACCGAAAAATACCTCGAAGGCGAAGAACTGACCGAAGACGAAATCCGGGCTGCCCTCCGCAAGGGCACGATTTCGGGTCAGATTGTTCCTATGTTCTGTGGTTCTGCTTTCAAGAACAAGGGTGTTCAGTTGCTGCTGGATGCAGTGGTGGACTATCTACCTTCTCCCCTGGAAGTTCCTCCTATTCAGGGCACTTTGCCTGACGGCAGCGTTGCGTCTCGTAATGCCGATGATGACGAGCCTCTGGCTGCTCTGGCGTTCAAGATTATGGCTGATCCCTACGGTCGCCTGACCTTCATCCGGGTTTACTCCGGCGTGTTAACCAAGGGCAGCTATGTCTACAACGCAACCAAGGGTAAGAAGGAGCGGATTTCTCGTCTGATCGTTCTAAAGGCAGATGATCGCCAGGAAGTGGAAGAACTGCGGGCTGGCGACTTGGGTGCGGCCCTGGGTCTGAAAGATACCTTCACAGGCGATACGATTTGCGATGAGGCAAATCCAATTATTCTGGAATCTCTGTTTATTCCTGAGCCTGTGATCTCTGTTGCGGTGGAACCCAAAACCAAGCAGGACATGGAGAAGTTGTCCAAGGCTCTGCAAGCTTTGGCAGAAGAAGACCCCACCTTCAGAGTTCACGTTGATGCCGAAACGAACCAGACTGTGATTGCGGGCATGGGTGAGCTTCACCTCGACATTCTGGTGGATCGGATGAAGCGAGAATACAAGGTGGAAGCCAACGTTGGCGCGCCTCAGGTTGCCTACCGCGAGACGATTCGCAAGGCAGTTCGGGAAGAGGGCAAATTTGTCCGCCAGAGTGGTGGTAAGGGTCAGTATGGCCACGTTGTGATTGAAGTGGAGCCGGGTGAACCGGGTACTGGCTTTGAGTTTGTGTCCAAGATCGTCGGCGGTGCGGTTCCTAAGGAATACGTTGGGCCCGCTGAGCAGGGCATGAAAGAAGCCTGCGAATCTGGGATTCTGGCAGGTTATCCGGTGATTGACCTAAAGGTCACGCTGGTGGATGGGTCATACCACGAGGTGGACTCTTCAGAAATGGCATTCAAGATTGCTGGATCAATGGCGGTCAAGAATGCTGTGCTGAAAGCAGCGCCTGTCCTGTTGGAACCTATGATGAAGGTTGAGGTTGAGGTTCCCGAAGATTTCATTGGGAGCGTCATTGGCGACCTCAACTCTCGTCGAGGCCAGATTGAGGGCCAGGACACCGAACAGGGTACTGCTAAGGTTACCGCTAAGGTGCCGCTAGCGGAAATGTTCGGTTATGCGACCGATATCCGGTCGAAAACCCAGGGTCGTGGCATATTCACGATGGAGTTTAGCCACTATGAGGAGGTGCCTCGCAACGTGGCTGAAACCATTATTGCCAAGAGCAAAGGGAACGCTTAA
- the rpsG gene encoding 30S ribosomal protein S7: MSRRTVIQKRPVPPDPKYNSRLVSMIVRRIMRSGKRSLAYGIVYDAFDLIQERTGSDPLETFERAVKNATPLVEVKARRVGGATYQVPMEVRSERGTALALRWLIQFSRSRSGRTMAGKLANELMDAANETGSSIRKREETHKMAEANKAFAHYRY; encoded by the coding sequence ATGTCTCGCCGTACCGTCATTCAAAAGCGTCCGGTTCCCCCAGACCCCAAGTACAATAGCCGCCTGGTTAGCATGATCGTTCGTCGAATCATGCGCTCAGGCAAGCGATCCCTGGCATACGGCATTGTCTATGACGCTTTTGATTTGATTCAAGAGCGAACTGGATCTGACCCGCTCGAAACCTTTGAGCGTGCAGTGAAAAATGCAACTCCTCTGGTCGAGGTGAAGGCTCGTCGGGTGGGCGGTGCAACCTATCAGGTTCCGATGGAAGTGCGATCGGAGCGCGGTACCGCTCTGGCCCTGCGCTGGCTAATTCAATTTTCTCGCTCTCGTTCTGGTCGAACAATGGCTGGGAAGTTGGCAAACGAGTTGATGGATGCTGCAAATGAGACGGGCAGTTCAATTCGCAAGCGCGAAGAAACGCACAAAATGGCTGAGGCGAACAAGGCATTTGCCCATTATCGCTATTAA
- the rpsL gene encoding 30S ribosomal protein S12, translating into MPTIQQLIRSERQKASSKTKSPALKSCPQRRGVCTRVYTTTPKKPNSALRKVARVRLTSGFEVTAYIPGIGHNLQEHSVVMIRGGRVKDLPGVRYHIIRGTLDTAGVKDRKQGRSKYGAKRPKPAAAK; encoded by the coding sequence ATGCCTACTATCCAACAACTCATTCGGAGCGAACGTCAGAAAGCAAGTTCAAAAACGAAGTCCCCGGCGCTCAAGAGCTGTCCCCAGCGCCGAGGCGTTTGCACTCGCGTCTATACCACAACTCCTAAGAAGCCCAATTCCGCCCTCCGCAAAGTGGCGCGCGTTCGCCTGACCTCTGGCTTTGAGGTGACTGCCTATATCCCTGGGATTGGCCACAACCTGCAAGAGCACTCGGTGGTGATGATTCGAGGAGGTCGGGTTAAGGACCTTCCGGGTGTCCGCTATCACATCATTCGCGGCACGCTGGACACAGCAGGTGTGAAGGATCGGAAGCAGGGCCGCTCGAAATATGGTGCGAAGCGTCCTAAGCCCGCCGCTGCTAAGTAG
- a CDS encoding HesB/IscA family protein, whose translation MVQLSPAAAREIERFQRTQSAPTALFRLGVQPGGCMGTIYTIGLAEVSSPGDRIYESEQIRIVVDAQSLPYVEGVLLDYSEDLMGGAFRFQNPKAIATCECGHSFVVADV comes from the coding sequence ATGGTGCAACTCAGTCCAGCCGCCGCCAGAGAAATTGAGCGGTTTCAAAGAACTCAGTCTGCTCCCACGGCGCTATTTCGGCTGGGAGTCCAGCCGGGTGGCTGCATGGGAACGATATACACCATCGGTTTGGCGGAAGTCTCCTCACCGGGCGATCGCATTTACGAGTCTGAGCAAATCCGAATTGTCGTCGATGCTCAGAGCCTTCCCTATGTGGAAGGGGTTTTGCTGGACTACTCAGAAGACTTGATGGGTGGAGCGTTTCGCTTCCAAAACCCAAAGGCGATCGCCACCTGTGAGTGCGGACACTCCTTTGTCGTTGCAGATGTGTAG
- a CDS encoding phosphomannose isomerase type II C-terminal cupin domain, whose amino-acid sequence MTQAKEVAPSTLPSSPASALTKGVAATELRPWGSFTVLEEGRGYKIKRIEVKPGHRLSLQMHHHRSEHWIVVSGTARVTCAEQETLLFSNQSTYVPPCTAHRLENPGVIPLVLIEVQNGEYLGEDDIVRYQDDYARTQ is encoded by the coding sequence GTGACTCAAGCAAAAGAAGTAGCGCCTTCTACCCTTCCCTCTTCACCTGCGTCCGCGCTGACGAAGGGCGTTGCAGCAACAGAACTGCGCCCCTGGGGATCGTTTACGGTGCTGGAAGAAGGCCGGGGCTACAAGATTAAGCGCATTGAGGTGAAGCCAGGACACCGCCTCAGCCTTCAGATGCACCATCACCGCAGCGAGCATTGGATTGTGGTGTCTGGCACCGCCCGCGTCACCTGTGCTGAACAAGAAACCCTGTTATTTAGCAATCAGTCCACCTATGTTCCGCCCTGCACAGCCCACCGATTGGAAAATCCTGGCGTGATCCCGCTAGTGCTGATCGAGGTGCAAAACGGTGAATACCTGGGTGAAGACGACATTGTCCGCTATCAGGACGACTATGCCCGCACCCAATAG
- a CDS encoding phosphodiester glycosidase family protein: protein MVKFDFLRQQPRKLPASRRSAALRRHGTRQPRPWQPRLLGWLGLPLLAGGIYGTLASDTAAQSRQPARMQSAAIGAAWTPNLAQAAPVGELVTQGRQLVINGQTLPGAWTVWQRRVGVADVDLAQTLGVHLLSNVAPQQQPVQWFTEPSQQPLVLGSWLTPQHRYVDVTDLARSLGWNVSVNGPSLQIVTPRGQISNVRQGKQTWGDRLVIDLNRPVPWRVAEDTTSFTVTLDGAIDPAIAQQLAETLNREPGNVITGLTISTAGDRTQIRANLSARLRPRISMLPNPARLVIDVRSDAMVERTIYWAPGITWRQQYVAVGAARFPVYLLELDLRQPGLSLRPIWTDPETAVGTAPLIRTAQRWQVAAAINAGFFNRNNQLPLGAIRTENRWVSGPILGRGAVGWSGAGDWLMSRLVLREAVSPVVAGAVGDRFPILSLNSGLVGAGICRYTREWGSTYTPITDGETVVTVRNDQVVARQVVASQVASAPLPGDPPPPAELPRPTFPIPTDGYLLVLRGNDALVNAFVPGSSVRYESATLPAEFDRFPNILGAGPLLVQNGQVVLDARGEGFSDAFIQELAIRSAIGRRAEGTLILTAVHPRVGGPGPSLSEMAQVMQRLGSVGALNLDGGSSSSLYLGGQLINRPANTAGRVHNAIGIFLQNPQ, encoded by the coding sequence GTGGTGAAATTCGACTTTCTGCGTCAGCAGCCTCGCAAACTGCCTGCTTCTCGTCGGTCTGCTGCATTGCGTCGGCACGGGACGCGCCAGCCGCGCCCGTGGCAGCCCAGACTGTTGGGCTGGCTGGGGTTGCCGCTGTTGGCAGGCGGGATCTATGGAACCTTGGCCAGCGACACCGCAGCCCAGTCCAGGCAGCCAGCCAGAATGCAGTCTGCGGCAATTGGGGCCGCCTGGACCCCCAACCTGGCGCAGGCAGCACCCGTGGGGGAACTGGTCACTCAGGGCCGGCAGCTTGTGATCAACGGCCAAACTCTGCCGGGGGCGTGGACGGTCTGGCAGCGGCGGGTTGGTGTGGCGGATGTGGATCTGGCTCAGACGCTTGGCGTTCATCTGTTGAGCAATGTTGCGCCTCAGCAGCAGCCCGTACAGTGGTTTACAGAGCCGTCGCAACAGCCGCTCGTATTAGGAAGCTGGCTGACCCCGCAGCATCGCTATGTGGATGTGACCGATCTGGCGCGATCGCTCGGCTGGAATGTCTCCGTCAACGGGCCATCGCTGCAAATCGTGACCCCACGAGGGCAGATTAGTAATGTGCGACAGGGCAAGCAGACCTGGGGCGATCGCCTGGTGATAGATTTGAACCGGCCAGTTCCCTGGCGCGTTGCCGAAGACACGACGAGTTTTACCGTGACCCTGGACGGGGCGATCGATCCTGCCATCGCGCAGCAGCTTGCTGAAACGCTCAATCGCGAACCAGGCAATGTCATCACGGGGCTGACGATTTCCACGGCGGGCGATCGCACGCAGATTCGAGCCAACCTCTCGGCGCGGTTGCGCCCTCGCATTTCCATGCTGCCCAACCCGGCACGACTGGTGATTGACGTGCGTTCGGACGCGATGGTGGAGCGTACAATCTACTGGGCACCGGGCATCACGTGGCGACAGCAATACGTCGCGGTAGGCGCGGCTCGGTTTCCGGTTTACTTGCTGGAGCTAGATCTCCGCCAGCCGGGGCTATCCCTGCGCCCCATCTGGACTGATCCGGAGACTGCCGTGGGCACTGCGCCCCTGATTCGCACGGCCCAGCGCTGGCAGGTCGCAGCGGCGATTAATGCAGGATTTTTTAACCGAAATAATCAGCTTCCACTGGGCGCGATTCGCACCGAAAATCGCTGGGTGTCTGGCCCGATCTTGGGACGGGGCGCGGTGGGCTGGTCTGGGGCGGGGGACTGGTTGATGAGCCGCTTGGTGTTGCGAGAGGCCGTGAGTCCGGTTGTGGCGGGGGCCGTGGGCGATCGCTTTCCTATCCTCTCGCTCAACAGCGGACTGGTGGGAGCGGGCATCTGCCGCTACACCCGCGAGTGGGGCAGCACCTATACGCCTATCACCGATGGAGAGACGGTGGTGACTGTCCGCAACGATCAGGTTGTGGCTCGTCAAGTGGTTGCCAGCCAGGTTGCCAGCGCTCCCCTGCCGGGTGATCCCCCACCGCCTGCCGAACTGCCCAGACCGACGTTTCCAATCCCGACGGATGGCTATTTGCTGGTATTGCGGGGCAACGATGCCCTGGTGAATGCCTTTGTCCCTGGCAGCAGTGTCCGCTATGAGTCGGCTACGCTGCCCGCCGAATTTGACCGCTTTCCCAACATTCTGGGGGCTGGGCCGCTGCTGGTTCAAAATGGTCAAGTTGTTCTAGATGCCAGAGGAGAAGGGTTTTCGGACGCATTTATTCAGGAACTTGCGATCCGGAGTGCGATTGGCAGACGAGCAGAGGGCACTCTAATCTTGACAGCAGTCCATCCGCGAGTGGGTGGCCCTGGCCCGTCTCTGAGTGAGATGGCGCAGGTAATGCAGCGGCTCGGCTCTGTAGGGGCACTCAATTTGGACGGCGGCAGTTCTAGCTCTCTCTATCTCGGTGGGCAGTTGATTAACCGTCCAGCCAACACGGCAGGTCGGGTTCACAATGCCATCGGTATATTCCTGCAAAACCCGCAATAA
- a CDS encoding tetratricopeptide repeat protein, translating to MPSSAQPPAPPGSIADIGARLVLWGGREMPGMARVEYSSEFSRQQVMAHLRASLEPRGILVQDIELRPNQSPHNAVAELIERLSRQSAGVVSITGFARAFSPQVPLEEALRLLNYHRDRYASFPLRQIWWMTPSFFQTAIHAMPDMNSWFSPRLALTEVVWSDSADAADEEDGATTAIRDARFQALQLVQEFRSAQADGMSDLELLKTYLLPALEALASADAQKDLRHLTTEFEGLLGQLRQADSLDLASSLDRLATIYQKQGRYAEAEPLFQRSLQLREQHLGPTHPEVSTALNNLALLYQAEGRYCDAEPLFQRALAIDEQVYGQRHLEVATDLHNLAGLYQDQGRYDEAEALYLRSLAIDERFYGVEHPDVATDLHNLAGLYQDQGRYDEAEALYLRSLKLRQRPGINPLELARSLNNLATLYRVQGRYDEAEALYRRSIDIRQQQLGADHPDVATSLNNLALLYKVQGRYDEAESLYRRSLSIRRQQLGDDHPKVAFSLCNLANLYQDQGQTEQAEALYRRSLEILERRLGKAHPETLAVQKNLDALHPSLKSPPHHSS from the coding sequence ATGCCATCCTCAGCGCAGCCTCCAGCGCCTCCCGGCAGCATTGCCGACATTGGCGCTCGGCTAGTGCTGTGGGGCGGACGAGAGATGCCCGGAATGGCGCGAGTGGAATATAGCTCAGAGTTTTCGCGGCAACAGGTGATGGCGCATCTCAGGGCATCACTGGAGCCGCGAGGCATCCTGGTGCAGGACATTGAGCTGCGTCCTAACCAGTCGCCCCACAATGCGGTGGCTGAGCTGATCGAGCGTCTGAGTCGGCAGTCGGCGGGTGTGGTGTCGATTACGGGCTTTGCCAGGGCCTTTAGTCCCCAAGTGCCGCTCGAAGAAGCGCTGCGGCTGCTCAACTATCACCGCGATCGCTACGCCAGCTTTCCCCTACGCCAGATTTGGTGGATGACTCCTAGCTTTTTTCAGACTGCCATCCACGCCATGCCAGATATGAATAGCTGGTTTAGCCCCCGGCTAGCGCTGACGGAGGTGGTGTGGAGCGATTCTGCGGATGCTGCTGACGAAGAGGATGGAGCAACCACAGCCATTCGGGATGCCCGATTCCAGGCGCTGCAACTGGTGCAGGAGTTTCGGTCAGCGCAGGCGGATGGCATGAGCGATCTGGAATTACTCAAAACTTATCTGCTGCCTGCGCTGGAGGCGCTGGCTAGTGCCGATGCTCAGAAGGACTTGCGGCATTTGACGACCGAGTTTGAGGGATTGTTGGGGCAACTGCGGCAGGCCGACTCGCTGGATCTGGCCAGCAGCCTCGATCGGCTGGCCACGATCTACCAGAAACAAGGGCGCTATGCCGAAGCAGAGCCGTTATTTCAGCGATCGCTCCAGTTGCGAGAGCAACATCTGGGGCCCACCCATCCTGAGGTGTCCACCGCGCTCAACAATCTGGCGCTGCTCTACCAGGCAGAGGGGCGCTATTGCGACGCGGAACCCTTGTTTCAGCGAGCGCTGGCCATCGATGAACAAGTCTATGGCCAGCGCCATCTGGAGGTGGCGACCGATCTCCACAATCTGGCGGGGCTATATCAAGATCAGGGCCGCTACGACGAGGCCGAGGCGTTGTATTTGCGATCGCTCGCCATTGATGAACGGTTCTATGGGGTCGAGCATCCCGATGTGGCAACCGATCTGCACAACCTGGCGGGGCTGTATCAAGATCAGGGCCGCTATGACGAAGCCGAGGCGCTTTATCTGCGATCGCTCAAGCTCCGCCAGCGACCGGGCATCAACCCCCTGGAACTCGCCCGCAGCCTGAATAACCTGGCGACGCTGTATCGGGTGCAAGGGCGCTATGACGAAGCCGAGGCGCTGTATCGGCGATCGATCGACATTCGCCAGCAGCAGCTTGGGGCCGACCATCCCGATGTGGCCACCAGTCTTAACAACCTGGCGCTGCTGTACAAGGTGCAGGGCCGCTATGATGAGGCGGAATCGCTGTATCGGCGATCGCTCTCGATCCGCAGACAGCAGCTTGGAGACGACCATCCCAAAGTCGCTTTCAGTCTCTGCAATCTGGCAAACCTGTATCAGGATCAGGGGCAAACAGAGCAGGCAGAAGCGCTCTATCGGCGATCGCTCGAAATTTTGGAGCGGCGACTGGGCAAAGCACATCCCGAAACCCTTGCCGTGCAAAAAAACCTGGATGCACTCCATCCCTCCCTCAAGTCGCCACCGCACCATTCATCGTGA